A segment of the Micromonospora sediminicola genome:
GCCGGGCCGGTCCCGGAGCAGGGCGACGGTGAGCGCAACGACCAGCAGCGGCTGCACGGCCCCGAGCACGGCCGCGGTGCCGCCGGGCAGCCGGTACGCGGCCACGAAGAGCAGCGGGAAGAACGCCCCGATGTTGAGCGCGCCGAGCAGGGCGGCCCGGCCCCACCACACGCCGTGCGGCCGTCGGCGGGTGAGCGCCAGCAGGAGCAGGCCGGCCGGCAGGGCGCGGACGGCGCCGGACCACAGCGGCCGGTCGGCGGGCAGCAGCTCGGCGGTGACCAGGTAGGTGGTGCCCCAGGTGATCGGCGCCAGGGCGGTGAGCGCGACGTCGCTGCGCCGGTGGGTCATGGGAACTCCTTACCTCGCCACTAATTTGCTTAGCCCTAAGATAGTTAGGGCCGAGGAAAAGGGGAAGTGCGAGGTGCGGCACAATCGGCAACCGTGGCAACGGACGAGGTGGACCTGATCGTCGAGCAGTGGCGCCGGGAACGCGCCGGCATGCGACCCGAGCCGATGGCCGTCTTCGGTCGCATCTACCGGCTCGCCCGGCTGGTCGGCGACCGCCAGGAGAAGGTGTACGCCGGCTGGGGCATCGGCCGCGGCGAGTTCGACGTGCTCGCCGCGCTGCGCCGCTCCGGACCGCCGTACACCCTGGCGCCGAAGGCGCTCGCCGGCTCGCTGATGCTGACCTCCGGCGGGATGACCGGCCGGCTCGACCGGCTGGAACGGGCCGGGCTGGTCCGGCGCGCGCCCGACCCGGCGGACCGGCGGGCCCTGCGGGTCAGCCTCACCGAGACCGGTCGCCGGGTGGTCGAGGAGGCGGCCGAGGCCGGGCTGGAGGTGCAGCGGCGGATCCTCGACA
Coding sequences within it:
- a CDS encoding MarR family winged helix-turn-helix transcriptional regulator; this encodes MATDEVDLIVEQWRRERAGMRPEPMAVFGRIYRLARLVGDRQEKVYAGWGIGRGEFDVLAALRRSGPPYTLAPKALAGSLMLTSGGMTGRLDRLERAGLVRRAPDPADRRALRVSLTETGRRVVEEAAEAGLEVQRRILDTLPPADRERLADLLRALLAGAEAEPPDRAG